One Eubacterium sp. AB3007 genomic window, GGTCAATGCGGTGAGGGAGACGGTCATGGGCATGTATGAGAACGATCTCTGGATCTATCTGGTGGAGGTGCTTCTGTTCTTTGGTGTGGCCCTCCTGTTTGGGATGTATATGAAGAGGCCATTCGCTGGTGTGAGAGAGTTCCTGGAAGAGAAGCAGAAAGAGACGGGGGTGATGTAGGATGGAGAACAGAGTACATAACGACCGTTACCAGGCGCTGCGTCATGAGCTGGAGAGCAATGCGTGGCAGCTTCATCACAGAAACAAACAGCGGATCAAGGCGGGAATCATAAGCCTGCTCGTGCTTCCGTTTGTCCTATGTTTTGTTCGCTGGGTCACGGAAAGCGACAAGATCGTGTTCATGTTGATCTGGATCCTCTTGCTGTTCATCATCTGTTGTTACCTGATCGGCGTGGGCTATCTGGATGATTGGCTCCAGAAGATCCTGGGGGAAATGACCGGTGAGGAGGAGTCATTCGACAGCCTGCTGGCAGACCCGGATGAGGTGAAAGCTGAGATGAAGGAGAAGTTGAGAGAGCGGATCGAGGCGCGGGCCAAGGGGGCTCCAGTTGGGGAGTCCCAGAACGCAGCAGCTGTCTCGCAGGACCTCGAGGGAGAGAACCTGTCAGAGGAAGGGGGCTGCGAATGAGGAGCATATGGAACATCGTCAGGCAGGACTTCCGCGGACTTACAGGAAGCGTGGTAGGTATTGTGATCCTGGTGGGGCTTATCGTCGTGCCTTGTCTGTTTGCATGGTTCAACATCTTCTCCAACTGGGCGCCCTTTGCAGAGAGCGCAACGGGGCGTGTCCCGGTTGCCGTGGCCAGTGAGGATGAAGGCGTGACCATGTTGGGCCTTAAGATCAACGTGGGAGATAAATTCCTGGATGCCATCGCCGGAAATAATCAGATCAAGTGGGTGCAGGTGTCCGGCGAGAAGGAAGCCAGAAAGGGGGTTCGCGCCGGGGATTACTATGCGGCTATCGTAGTACCGAAAGGCTTCAGTGCGGATGTCATGAGTTTTTCCACCGGAACGCTGCATCACCCCAGGATCCACTATATTGTCAACGAGAAGATGAATGCCATCGCTCCGCGGATCACAGACAGCGTCCGCGCCACCATGCAGGAGGAGATCGACGCGGCGTTCGTGGAGACCCTTGGAAAATTTGCTGCGGAAGGACTGGCAGTGGCGGATGCGGCCGGGTTTGACCCACAGAAGATGTTCTCTGATATGGGGAAAGAGATGGAGACGCTCAGTGCGGATCTGGCGACCACGGTCGTTCTGGTGAAGGGAGCGGCCGGTCTGTCGGATGCCGCAGAGGAACTGCTGAAGGCCTCGGATACATTGCTGGACAGTACAGAGGACACGCTGGCAGAGAGCGAGGGGGTACTGAAGTCATCAGAGAAGAAAGTTCCGAAATCCGCAGACACAAAGCCAGTGACCGACGCCATACAGAAGGAGGCGGATCTTCTGACAGAGGATATGGACAGGCTGTCTGCTGATCTGAAAAAGGCACGTACCGATCTGAACAGTTACAATCAGTTTGTGGAGACGGATCTCGCCAGAAGGAAGACGCTGGTCGATAGCATGAGCTCCTCGGTGGACAAGATGGAGAGGCAGCTGAGAGACCTGAACCTTACGGGGCTGGCGGATCGGTTCGCCAGAGTGGCGGACAAACTTGAGTCTGCCTCAGACAGTTTGGGAAACCTGACAAAGGCCGATGAGGCCTCCTGGGCCGCCACACAGAAGAAGATCGACGATCTTCTGGCAGATCTCGAAGAGACCAGAGGCCGGGTGAACAAGATCTCCGGTGATATGGGGCGGGATCTGGATGGGAAACTGAATAGATCTCTGGCGGATGCCCGCGCCGCCATTGCCGGCGTGCGTAAGTCTTTGTCCGGAGTCTATGGAGATCTGGGCAGTCTGGAAGAGGTTTTGAGTGGATCGGAAAAATCGCTCAGGACGCTGGAAGACGGATTGGGGCAGACCGTAGAGACACTGTCCTCTCTGCAAAACGGATGTCTGACACTGGGCAGAATGTTCGACCGGCTGGCAAACAGCGGCAAGTTGAAGGATATGAACAATCTTCTGGTGGACGACGCTGAGGCGATCGCGAAGAACCTGGCCAGACCCATCCGGATGGAAACAAAGATCATCTATCCAGTGGAGCATTTCGGCTCAGTCATGGCATCTTTCTATACGACCGTGGCCCTGTGGATCGGAGCGCTGCTGGCGACACTGCTGATCAGCTCCAAGGTCAATCGGCGTGAGGAAGAGGAGGAACCGAGGTTGTATCAACGGTTCTTTGGAAGATTCAGGTTGTTCATGATGATCGGGATCTGCCAGGCGCTGCTGGTCACCGTGGGAGAGTTATTATACGTGGGGATCGACTGTGTCCATCCGTGGCTGTATGTTCTGGCGGCAGCGGTGATCAGCGTAGTGTTCTGCGCCATCATCTACTCTATACACTATGTGCTGGGGAAGATGGGGCTGGCGCTCTGCGTTGTGATCATGGTGGTCCAGGTGGCAGGGGGCGGAGGCACCTTCCCGGTAGAAGTGGTGCCCAGGCCCTTCCAGATTCTATATCCGTTCATGCCGTTTCACTATGCCATGGATGCCATGAGGGAGTGCATAGCTGGAATGTACGGCACATATTATATCCGTTGCCTGGGAACACTGCTTCTGTTCGCGGCCGGATGCTTTGGGATGGCATTTCTGCTGTACCGGCCGCTCCATAAGCTCATGGAGAAGATGGAGTCCAGCATGGAAGAAAGCGGGATCATGTGATCGATATATAGATTCGGTGTTGAACGCGAGATCGATGGATCTTCAGGAAAGTCTTGCGTTCAACACTTCAATCAACACCTCCTTCAACCTCTGGTCAGTATGATAAAGACAGAGATAGTTTATAAGGAGGTTTTGTTTATGAGTGAGAAAAACAAAGTACAAAATCTAACTACTGAAAAAACCGATTTCAAACGTGAGATCGGTGTATTCGGAGGAGTCAGCATCATCGTGGGTATCACGATCGGATCCGGTATCTTCTATCTGGGATCCTACGTTATGGAAAGAACCGGAATGAATGAGGGTCTGTCCCTCCTGTGCTGGCTGATCGCAGGTCTCATCTCGCTGTTCGCAGGACTATGTTATGCGGAACTTGGCGCTTCCATCCCCAGAGCTGGTGGGCGTGTTGTCTATCTGAACGAGGCATACCATCCGGTATTCGGGTTTATGGCCGGGTTTACCGATTGGCTGATAGGTGGTCCGGGATCGATCGCGGCTGTATCGATCGCGTTGATGACCGTGATCAAGTCTTTTGTTGATATCAGCGATACCGGGATCAAGGTTGCGGCGATCGTACTGATCGTCGGGGCGACCATCTACAACCTGATCGGTGTCAAGGTGGCATCCAGGATCCAGGATGTATTCTTTGTCGCCAAAATCATCCCTATCGTGCTGATCATCCTGGCGGCGGTATTTGCCGGAAAAGCAACGCCGGAGTTGTCTTTTGCCGGTGTCTCTGCCTATGCGGTAGATAACAACACGAGCGTGGTCGGCATGATCGCCATCGCCATCGTCGCCTCCCTGTGGGCCTACGAAGGCTGGTCCAACCTGAATACCGTAGCCGAGGAGATCAAGAACCCGAAGAGAAACCTGCCACTGGCGCTGATCATTGGAATCGGCGGACTGACACTGGTATACGTGCTCTTCAATTTCGCCATCTTCAGAGGATTGGATCATTCTGAGATCGTAAACATGATCGAGAGCGGAGATCTATACCTGGGAACTGCCGTTGCGAAGAAAGTCATCGGCCCTGCGGGCGCGATCCTGGTATCCGTTGGCATGGCTCTGTCCATGTTCGGTTCCATGAACGGCATGATCCTGGCGCAGCCGAGGATGTACTATGCGATGGCAGAAGAGGGTCATTTCTTTAAGTCTTTCGCCAAGCTGCACCCGGTGCACAAAGTCCCGACGGTTCCAATCATCGTGCAGTGTGTACTGTCCGTCATTCTGGTCTGCCTGCGGAACCTGGATCAACTGACCAATCTGGTGGTCCTTTCCGTCATGCTGTTCAACGTGCTGGTGATCATGGCCGTGCCTATTCTGCGCCGGAAGTACCCGGATATTGAGAGGCCATACAAGGTCTGGTTCTATCCTGTATCCGTCATCCTGGTAGCGGCGATCTTCATTGGGCTTTTCGTCCAGGGCGCCGTCGAAGATCCGATCAATGGATTCGTCGGATTCATAGTACCGATAGTCGGTGCCATCGTATACTTTATCTTTGATAAGAAAAACAAGAAAGAAGCTAGTAATGAGTAAGATTTTGTTCAATGGAAAGGTATATTTAGACCGTGGGGAGTTCCGTGAGGCACTCCTGATCGAGGGGGACCGGATCCAGGCCGTCGGCAGCAACGAGGAGATCCGCGCGCTGGCCAGTTCAGATACAGAGTTCATCGACTGTGAAGGCCGTACAGTGATCCCGGGGCTCAACGATTCCCATATGCACTTCATGCAGTTCGGAGAGACCAGAAACCAGGCCATGATCGAGGACGTGACCTCCATCGATGAGATGATTGAGGTCTGCAAGAGGTTTGCGAATGAGCATCCGCAAAGCGTGAAAGACGGGATCCATGCCATCGGCTGGAACCAGGACAACTTCAGGGATTCCGACAGACTACCGGATCGTCATGACCTGGACAAGATTAGTACGGATATCCCCATCGTGTTGGAGCGCGTCTGCGGTCATATTGTATCCACCAACTCTAAGCTGATCAGCATGCTGGATATGAGCGTATTCAAGGAAGAGGATTATATGGTCGGTGAAGATGGAGAGCCGAATGGGATCTTCAAGGGGAACGGTACCAATTTGGCCAAGAAGATCGTTCCGGATTTCTCCATGGAAGAACGCTACCGCATCATGCTTGAGGCCATGGATTATGCCGCGGCCCACGGACTGACCAGTGTGCAGAGCAACGACATCGGCACCACCTTCATGGACGGACCGGCGGCTTTCGATCTGCTGCACCGTATCTACGACAGCGGGAAGGCCAAGGTCAGATACCGCCATCAGGTATGCTTCAACGATTTCGAGGCTTTTCAGGACTATATCGAGAACGGTGAGTTTGCGCACAAAGAAGAGCTCTACCCGGAAGGTTCCTGGCTGACGCTGGGGCCCCTGAAGCTCTTCAAGGACGGAAGCCTGGGGGCGCGGACGGCTCTGGTTTCCGGTGGGTATGTCGATGACCGCGACAATCACGGGTTGGAATGGATGTCGAACGAGGATATGGACCGGTACTGCGCCCTTGCCGCAAAACACGGTCTGCAGGTCGTGACACACGCCATCGGAGACGAAGCACTGAGCCGTACCATCGACAGTTATGAGAAGGCCTTCGTGGATGGGAAAAACAAACTTCGCCATGTACTAAACCACGTGCAGATCACAGATCCGGCGCTGATTAAGAGGATTGCGGATCTGGACATTCTGACCTCCGTGCAGCCCATCTTCCTGGACTATGACATGAGGATCCTGAACGACCTGCTGGGCGAGGAGCTGGGGGCAACCTCCTATGCGTGGAAGTCTCTCAGCGAGGCGGGCGTGCATGTCTCCTACGGGACAGACTGTCCGGTCGAGGACTGCAATCCATTCCCGAACATCTATTGCGCGGTGACCCGGAAGAACAAAGCCGGGAGCCCAGAGGGCGGATTCAACCCCCAGGAGTGCGTGGATGTGGAAACGGCGATCGACGCATATACGACAGGCAGCGCATACAACGAATTCATGGAAGAAGAGAAGGGAAGACTCAGAGCCGGTTTCTATGCGGATCTGGTGGTTCTCGACAAAGACATCTTTACCGTTGACCCAGAGGAGATCAGTAGCATCCTACCGGTTCTGACCATGGTCGGCGGAAGAATTGTCTACAGAAGAGCATGATTCTACTTTTCAAAATAGTGACGCCAAAACCGCTCGAGCTGGACCATATGGAACCGGTGAGGGCGGTTTGGTGTTATACTTAAGGGCAAAGGAGAAGAGGAGAATGGCAGAAAGAACGATTATCAAGAATGCACATTGTATGACCATGGATCATGGAAGTAGGGCAGAGTGGATCAGTATCCGGGGAGACCGGATCGAGGCGATCGGAAACGGAGATGCGTATAAAGCCCTGGCGAGTGCGGAAGACACAGTCCTCGATGCCAGAGGTAATACCGTATTGCCCGGGTTTATCGACAACCATTTCCATTTGTTGACCGGGGCTTTGGCCAAGGAAGAAGTGGACCTGTCGTCTTGCAGAAGTGTTGAGGAAGTCTGCGAGACCATTCGGCAGTCTGCCGGTGACCGTGAGGCGATCATCGGGTATGGGCTGTCTGAAGACAGGATGGAGGAGCGACGATATCCAACCCGGGTGGAACTGGACAGGTGCTGTGACGATCATCCAGTGGTGATCTACTCTTTGGATTATCATACGCTGATCCTGAACACATACGCTATTCTTTACTACAAAGTCCCGTTTGCTCTTCCGGGTGTGGAACTGGATCACAAGGGTATGCCGACCGGCATCTTCCGCGAACGGGCTGGCGGGCAATTGGATTACTATATCTGTGAGCATTTCACAGATGGAGATTATCAAGAAGCAATCGAGAAGTTTCTTCCTGACGTGTTTGCTAGTGGTATCACGACAACGGCAGCCATGGAAGGCCGAAACTGTGGGAACGGAAACGGCAGGGAGTCTCAGTGCGAGTTTCTGGTTCGCCGTGAGGCTGAGTATCCTCTATCGATGGAACTTTTCTATCAAACAACCGATATTGATCTGGTTCTGAGCCATGGGCTCAGGAGAATCGGGGGCGCTCTCTATCTGGACGGCACACTCGGCAGCTGGAGCGCGGCGCTTACGGAGGATTATGCTGATCGTCCCGGGAAACGGGGAAGGGTATTCTATACACAGGAGTTCCTGAATGATTTTGTTCTGCACTGCTGTGAGCAAGGGCTTCAGATTGGTTTTGATGCGATCGGGGACGTGGCGATCGACGCTGCGCTGACGGCCATAGAATCTGCCTCGGATAAGTTTGATGTCAGGAGTATGCGACACCGCATCGAACACGGGGATCTTCTGAGGACAGATCAAATGCGAAAGGCAGCGGACCTAGGCGTAGTTTTCTCGGTGCAGCCATCTTACGAGGCTCACTGGGGTTATCCGGGCGGGATGAAGGAACGCAGATTGGGGCATCGGTATGGGCAGACCCTGCAGCTTCGGAAAATGCTAGACAGCGGGATCCTGCTCTGCGGAGGTTCGGATCATCCAACGACGTCGCTGAATCCGATGGCAGGTGTCCAGGCGGCTGTCCTGCACCCGGTGGAGGCGAACCGCATCAAACTCGAGGAAGCGCTGGAGTTATATACGATCAAGGGCGCATATGCTTTGTTTCTGGAAGAGGACCGCGGAAGTCTGACGCCGGGGAAACGTGCGGATGTGGTGATATTGGACCGGGACATTGAGACCTGCCCTATGGAGACTCTGGCGCAGAGCAAGCCTGTCATGACTGTGAAGGATGGAACGATACTGTATGATAGGGGGTTATGATGCTACGGATCTCATTGCTAAGTAAGAATGTGTTGACGCTTGATGGGACCGTCATCGATGAAAAAGTCAGCGACAAGGCCATCGCGTTGATTGCGATTCTAGTCCTGCGAGAAGATCAACGGATGTCCCGAAGGGCTCTGATCGATATTCTGTGGCCGGAGAGCAGCGACTCTGCCGGAAAGAACAATCTACGATTCAATCTGTGGCAGCTGCGGAAGGCATTGGGGGAGGAAGAGGGGGCTTCGCTGATCGGGACAGACAGGGATTCCTGTTTCATCAATCCAGCATATGAGTACACCTGCGATATCTGTGAGATCTTGCAGGAGGACGTAGAGGCGTCTTCTGATCTGGAGCGGCTGAAGTATCTGCTTTCGCTGTTTCAGCAGGAGTACCTTTCGGATCGGTATTTCCACGGATGTGTGGAGCTGAATGAAGATATGATCATGCGTCGGTACAGCCTCGATCACTGTCAGCGCAATATTTATAAGAGGTATACGGATCTGTGTTTTGCACAAAAACGGTACTGCGAATGCCGGGATGCCCTGTTAGCGTACATGAGACTGGATCCTTACGACGAGGAGAAGCTTGCGCAGCTTCTTCGGGTTTTGATGCGTCTGGATGAGAAGAGGGAAGCATGGAACCAGTATCAGATGTTTCATACTCGCATGGTGGCGGATTTAGGGGAAGAGCCTTTGCCGGAGACGAGAGCGATCCTGAAGGGATTTCGGACCCCGATAGAGCAGCAGAAGGCGCTGGAGCTGCCCTTTCGGTGTATCCCACATCTGGAATTCTACTGGGTTACCAGTATCCTCCAAGCAATGATCAGCCGGGAGGTGGCGATCGATCATTTCCTGAAGGAAGAGGAACAGAGGGACCTGTCGGTGATGCAGTACCGAATGGAAGGCGAAGCGAAGGAGATGCCGCCGATGGAACGAGTGGTGGATATCTTTGTCACGCTGATCATCAATCTCAGCAAGACTGGTGTTACGGTCAGCCTGATCAACGAAGTTCCAGAATACATGTCAGAAAGTTGCCGTGCGGTTCTGATGCTGTTGAAGGAACGCTGCGGAGACAGGATTCGGATACGATAAGTTTTAGTGATTATTCCAGGAACAGATTGCCCATGGTGATGGCCGCCTGGACCTCGTGGGAACAGGTGTTTTCCGAAGGTCTGTC contains:
- a CDS encoding amidohydrolase; this encodes MSKILFNGKVYLDRGEFREALLIEGDRIQAVGSNEEIRALASSDTEFIDCEGRTVIPGLNDSHMHFMQFGETRNQAMIEDVTSIDEMIEVCKRFANEHPQSVKDGIHAIGWNQDNFRDSDRLPDRHDLDKISTDIPIVLERVCGHIVSTNSKLISMLDMSVFKEEDYMVGEDGEPNGIFKGNGTNLAKKIVPDFSMEERYRIMLEAMDYAAAHGLTSVQSNDIGTTFMDGPAAFDLLHRIYDSGKAKVRYRHQVCFNDFEAFQDYIENGEFAHKEELYPEGSWLTLGPLKLFKDGSLGARTALVSGGYVDDRDNHGLEWMSNEDMDRYCALAAKHGLQVVTHAIGDEALSRTIDSYEKAFVDGKNKLRHVLNHVQITDPALIKRIADLDILTSVQPIFLDYDMRILNDLLGEELGATSYAWKSLSEAGVHVSYGTDCPVEDCNPFPNIYCAVTRKNKAGSPEGGFNPQECVDVETAIDAYTTGSAYNEFMEEEKGRLRAGFYADLVVLDKDIFTVDPEEISSILPVLTMVGGRIVYRRA
- a CDS encoding amidohydrolase; the encoded protein is MAERTIIKNAHCMTMDHGSRAEWISIRGDRIEAIGNGDAYKALASAEDTVLDARGNTVLPGFIDNHFHLLTGALAKEEVDLSSCRSVEEVCETIRQSAGDREAIIGYGLSEDRMEERRYPTRVELDRCCDDHPVVIYSLDYHTLILNTYAILYYKVPFALPGVELDHKGMPTGIFRERAGGQLDYYICEHFTDGDYQEAIEKFLPDVFASGITTTAAMEGRNCGNGNGRESQCEFLVRREAEYPLSMELFYQTTDIDLVLSHGLRRIGGALYLDGTLGSWSAALTEDYADRPGKRGRVFYTQEFLNDFVLHCCEQGLQIGFDAIGDVAIDAALTAIESASDKFDVRSMRHRIEHGDLLRTDQMRKAADLGVVFSVQPSYEAHWGYPGGMKERRLGHRYGQTLQLRKMLDSGILLCGGSDHPTTSLNPMAGVQAAVLHPVEANRIKLEEALELYTIKGAYALFLEEDRGSLTPGKRADVVILDRDIETCPMETLAQSKPVMTVKDGTILYDRGL
- a CDS encoding BTAD domain-containing putative transcriptional regulator, which produces MMLRISLLSKNVLTLDGTVIDEKVSDKAIALIAILVLREDQRMSRRALIDILWPESSDSAGKNNLRFNLWQLRKALGEEEGASLIGTDRDSCFINPAYEYTCDICEILQEDVEASSDLERLKYLLSLFQQEYLSDRYFHGCVELNEDMIMRRYSLDHCQRNIYKRYTDLCFAQKRYCECRDALLAYMRLDPYDEEKLAQLLRVLMRLDEKREAWNQYQMFHTRMVADLGEEPLPETRAILKGFRTPIEQQKALELPFRCIPHLEFYWVTSILQAMISREVAIDHFLKEEEQRDLSVMQYRMEGEAKEMPPMERVVDIFVTLIINLSKTGVTVSLINEVPEYMSESCRAVLMLLKERCGDRIRIR
- a CDS encoding APC family permease codes for the protein MSEKNKVQNLTTEKTDFKREIGVFGGVSIIVGITIGSGIFYLGSYVMERTGMNEGLSLLCWLIAGLISLFAGLCYAELGASIPRAGGRVVYLNEAYHPVFGFMAGFTDWLIGGPGSIAAVSIALMTVIKSFVDISDTGIKVAAIVLIVGATIYNLIGVKVASRIQDVFFVAKIIPIVLIILAAVFAGKATPELSFAGVSAYAVDNNTSVVGMIAIAIVASLWAYEGWSNLNTVAEEIKNPKRNLPLALIIGIGGLTLVYVLFNFAIFRGLDHSEIVNMIESGDLYLGTAVAKKVIGPAGAILVSVGMALSMFGSMNGMILAQPRMYYAMAEEGHFFKSFAKLHPVHKVPTVPIIVQCVLSVILVCLRNLDQLTNLVVLSVMLFNVLVIMAVPILRRKYPDIERPYKVWFYPVSVILVAAIFIGLFVQGAVEDPINGFVGFIVPIVGAIVYFIFDKKNKKEASNE
- a CDS encoding YhgE/Pip domain-containing protein, producing MRSIWNIVRQDFRGLTGSVVGIVILVGLIVVPCLFAWFNIFSNWAPFAESATGRVPVAVASEDEGVTMLGLKINVGDKFLDAIAGNNQIKWVQVSGEKEARKGVRAGDYYAAIVVPKGFSADVMSFSTGTLHHPRIHYIVNEKMNAIAPRITDSVRATMQEEIDAAFVETLGKFAAEGLAVADAAGFDPQKMFSDMGKEMETLSADLATTVVLVKGAAGLSDAAEELLKASDTLLDSTEDTLAESEGVLKSSEKKVPKSADTKPVTDAIQKEADLLTEDMDRLSADLKKARTDLNSYNQFVETDLARRKTLVDSMSSSVDKMERQLRDLNLTGLADRFARVADKLESASDSLGNLTKADEASWAATQKKIDDLLADLEETRGRVNKISGDMGRDLDGKLNRSLADARAAIAGVRKSLSGVYGDLGSLEEVLSGSEKSLRTLEDGLGQTVETLSSLQNGCLTLGRMFDRLANSGKLKDMNNLLVDDAEAIAKNLARPIRMETKIIYPVEHFGSVMASFYTTVALWIGALLATLLISSKVNRREEEEEPRLYQRFFGRFRLFMMIGICQALLVTVGELLYVGIDCVHPWLYVLAAAVISVVFCAIIYSIHYVLGKMGLALCVVIMVVQVAGGGGTFPVEVVPRPFQILYPFMPFHYAMDAMRECIAGMYGTYYIRCLGTLLLFAAGCFGMAFLLYRPLHKLMEKMESSMEESGIM